In a genomic window of Glycine max cultivar Williams 82 chromosome 13, Glycine_max_v4.0, whole genome shotgun sequence:
- the LOC100813841 gene encoding calcium-transporting ATPase 8, plasma membrane-type isoform X1, with the protein MSFSKGSPGSQTPQDIEAGSRASFSADFDDGDFSADPFDVPRTKNAPVQRLRRWRQAALVLNASRRFRYTLDLKKEEETKRVLRIVIVHTRAIQAAYRFKEAGQMNGTIKPPSSSTGEFSVGQEQLSSISRDRDATALQENGGVVGLSHLLKTNLEKGIQGDDADLLKRRSAFGSNNYPRKSGRSFLMFMWDACKDLTLIILMVAAVASLALGIKSEGLKEGWYDGGSIAFAVILVILVTAISDYKQSLQFQDLNEHKRNIHLEVIRDGRRVEISIYDVVVGDVIPLNIGNQVPADGVLITGHSLAIDESSMTGESKIVEKNSNDPFLISGCKVADGSGTMLVTAVGINTEWGLLMTSISEDNGEETPLQVRLNGLTTLIGIVGLFVAVVVLMVLLARYFSGHTRNPDGSVQFIAGKTKVGDAIDGVIKIFTVAVTIVVIAVPEGLPLAVTLTLAYSMKKMMADKALVRRLSACETMGSATTICSDKTGTLTMNQMTVVEAWIGGGKKIVPPYEESKFSHMLCSLLIEGVAQNTNGSVYIAEGGNDVEVSGSPTEKAILEWGIKLGMNFDTARSDSSIIHVFPFNSDKKRGGVATRVSDSEIHIHWKGAAEIVLACCTRYFDANDQLVEMDEAKMSTFKKAIEDMAADSLRCVAIAYRSYEMKNVPTSEEELSHWSLPEDNLVLLAIIGLKDPCRPGVKDAVKLCQKAGVEVKMVTGDNVKTARAIAVECGILGSISDATEPIIIEGKNFRALTEEGRADIVEKILVMGRSSPNDKLLLVQALRRKGHVVAVTGDGTNDAPALHEADIGLAMGIQGTEVAKESSDIIILDDNFASVVKVVKWGRSVYANIQKFIQFQLTVNIAALAINVVAAFSTGDIPLNTVQLLWVNLIMDTLGALALATEPPTDSLMDQSPKGQREPLVSNIMWRNLLIQAMYQLSVLLILNFRGVSLLGLRDEPNRPAIKVKNSLIFNAFVLCQVFNEFNARKPDKFNIFKGVTRNYLFMGIVGITVVLQIVIVEYLGKFTKTAKLNWKQWLISVIIAFISWPLAVVGKLIRVPKAELSNLFRKYLRRGN; encoded by the exons ATGAGTTTCTCCAAGGGTTCTCCTGGCAGCCAGACGCCGCAAGACATAGAGGCTGGGTCTCGGGCTAGCTTCTCTGCTGATTTTGATGATGGAGACTTTTCAGCTGATCCATTTGATGTTCCCAGAACAAAGAATGCTCCGGTTCAACGCCTCAGGCGTTGGAGG CAAGCGGCACTTGTGCTCAATGCTTCTCGTCGATTTCGTTACACCTTGGActtaaagaaagaagaagagacaAAGCGAGTATTAAGAATTGTTATAGTGCATACACGGGCCATTCAA GCCGCATATCGATTCAAGGAAGCTGGGCAAATGAATG GAACTATAAAACCTCCTTCAAGCTCCACTGGAGAATTTTCAGTTGGACAAGAACAACTTTCTTCAATTTCAAGGGACCGTGATGCTACTGCTCTGCAGGAAAATGGAGGG GTTGTAGGGTTATCACATTTGTTGAAAACCAATTTAGAGAAAGGGATTCAGGGTGATGATGCTGACTTGCTGAAACGGAGGAGTGCATTCGGCTCCAACAACTACCCACGAAAGAGTGGAAGAAGTTTTTTG ATGTTTATGTGGGATGCTTGCAAGGATCTGACCTTGATTATTTTAATGGTAGCTGCAGTGGCTTCATTAGCACTGGGGATAAAATCTGAG GGTCTTAAGGAAGGATGGTATGATGGGGGAAGCATTGCTTTTGCAGTTATTCTTGTTATTCTTGTTACAG CTATAAGTGATTATAAGCAGTCTCTTCAGTTTCAAGACCTAAATGAGCACAAGAGAAACATACATTTGGAG GTTATTCGAGATGGTAGAAGAGTTGAGATCTCCAtatatgatgttgttgttggtgATGTTATACCCCTTAACATTGGTAATCAG GTCCCTGCTGATGGAGTTTTGATCACCGGTCACTCTCTTGCAATTGATGAATCAAGTATGACTGGGGAGAGCAAGATT gttgaaaaaaattctaatgATCCTTTTCTGATTTCTGGATGTAAAGTTGCAGATGGCAGTGGAACTATGCTG GTAACGGCTGTTGGTATCAATACTGAATGGGGTCTTCTAATGACCAGCATTTCCGAAGACAATGGCGAAGAAACTCCTTTGCAG GTACGCTTAAATGGTCTCACTACCTTAATTGGTATTGTTGGACTCTTTGTGGCTGTCGTTGTTCTGATGGTGCTACTGGCCAG ATATTTCTCTGGGCATACTAGAAACCCAGATGGAAGTGTTCAATTTATAGCGGGCAAGACCAAAGTTGGTGATGCTATTGATGGAGTAATTAAGATATTCACTGTCGCG GTCACCATTGTGGTGATTGCAGTGCCTGAAGGGCTGCCTTTAGCAGTTACCTTAAC ACTTGCCTActcaatgaaaaaaatgatggcAGATAAAGCTTTG GTGAGGAGGCTTTCTGCCTGTGAGACAATGGGGTCAGCCACAACCATTTGCAGTGATAAGACTGGAACATTGACTATGAATCAG ATGACTGTGGTTGAGGCTTGGATTGGTGGTGGGAAGAAGATTGTTCCTCCTTATGAGGAATCAAAGTTCTCTCATATGCTCTGCTCTTTGCTGATTGAAGGTGTTGCACAGAACACTAATGGAAGTGTATATATCGCTGAG GGTGGTAATGATGTTGAGGTTTCTGGATCACCAACAGAAAAGGCAATTTTAGAGTGGGGAATTAAG CTTGGGATGAATTTTGACACTGCCAGATCAGACTCATCAATTATTCATGTATTCCCATTCAATTCAGACAAAAAGCGAGGAGGAGTTGCAACACGGGTG TCTGACTCTGAAATCCATATACATTGGAAAGGTGCTGCTGAGATAGTCCTAGCTTGCTGTACACGGtattttgatgcaaatgatcAGTTGGTGGAGATGGATGAAGCTAAG ATGTCAACTTTTAAAAAAGCTATTGAAGATATGGCTGCTGATAGTCTACGTTGTGTTGCGATTGCATATAGATCATATGAAATGAAGAATGTTCCAACTAGTGAAGAAGAACTTTCTCACTGGTCATTGCCAGAGgataatcttgttttattgGCTATTATTGGCCTAAAG GATCCTTGCCGACCTGGTGTCAAAGATGCAGTGAAGCTTTGCCAAAAGGCTGGGGTTGAG GTAAAAATGGTCACTGGTGACAACGTTAAAACTGCAAGAGCAATTGCTGTGGAATGTGGAATCCTTGGTTCAATTTCTGATGCTACAGAGCCAATCATCATTGAAGGAAAAAACTTTCGTGCCTTGACAGAAGAAGGGAGAGCAGATATTGTTGAAAAGATATTG GTTATGGGACGGTCATCTCCTAATGACAAGCTTTTGCTTGTGCAAGCATTGAGGAGGAAGGGGCATGTTGTGGCTGTAACTGGAGATGGAACAAATGATGCTCCTGCACTGCATGAG GCCGATATTGGTCTTGCAATGGGTATCCAAGGTACAGAAGTTGCTAAAGAGAGCTCTGATATCATTATTTTGGATGACAATTTTGCTTCAGTTGTGAAG GTTGTCAAATGGGGGCGGTCTGTATATGCAAATATTCAGAAATTTATCCAGTTTCAGCTTACAGTCAATATAGCAGCACTTGCTATAAATGTTGTTGCTGCATTTTCCACCGGTGACATCCCACTAAATACAGTACAG CTTCTCTGGGTAAATCTTATCATGGATACTCTTGGAGCATTAGCCTTGGCAACTGAACCGCCAACTGATTCTCTGATGGATCAAAGCCCTAAGGGTCAAAG AGAACCTCTTGTATCAAATATTATGTGGAGGAATCTGCTGATACAG GCAATGTACCAATTGTCTGTCTTGCTTATACTTAATTTCCGAGGTGTGAGCTTACTGGGTTTGAGGGATGAGCCCAACCGCCCTGCAATCAAAGTGAAGAACTCTCTGATATTCAATGCATTTGTTCTTTGTCAA gtctttaatgaatttaatgcCCGAAAGCCAGATAAATTCAACATATTCAAGGGAGTCACAAGAAACTACCTCTTTATGGGGATAGTAGGAATAACTGTTGTGCTTCAG ATTGTCATCGTTGAATATCTTGGGAAGTTCACTAAAACAGCCAAGCTTAATTGGAAGCAGTGGCTCATTTCTGTTATTATAGCATTTATCAG CTGGCCTCTTGCTGTGGTTGGAAAACTGATACGAGTACCAAAGGCTGAACTCAGTAACTTGTTCCGAAAATATCTTCGTAGAGGAAATTAA
- the LOC100813841 gene encoding calcium-transporting ATPase 10, plasma membrane-type isoform X2, producing MSFSKGSPGSQTPQDIEAGSRASFSADFDDGDFSADPFDVPRTKNAPVQRLRRWRQAALVLNASRRFRYTLDLKKEEETKRVLRIVIVHTRAIQAAYRFKEAGQMNGTIKPPSSSTGEFSVGQEQLSSISRDRDATALQENGGVVGLSHLLKTNLEKGIQGDDADLLKRRSAFGSNNYPRKSGRSFLMFMWDACKDLTLIILMVAAVASLALGIKSEGLKEGWYDGGSIAFAVILVILVTAISDYKQSLQFQDLNEHKRNIHLEVIRDGRRVEISIYDVVVGDVIPLNIGNQVPADGVLITGHSLAIDESSMTGESKIVEKNSNDPFLISGCKVADGSGTMLVTAVGINTEWGLLMTSISEDNGEETPLQVRLNGLTTLIGIVGLFVAVVVLMVLLARYFSGHTRNPDGSVQFIAGKTKVGDAIDGVIKIFTVAVTIVVIAVPEGLPLAVTLTLAYSMKKMMADKALVRRLSACETMGSATTICSDKTGTLTMNQMTVVEAWIGGGKKIVPPYEESKFSHMLCSLLIEGVAQNTNGSVYIAEGGNDVEVSGSPTEKAILEWGIKLGMNFDTARSDSSIIHVFPFNSDKKRGGVATRVSDSEIHIHWKGAAEIVLACCTRYFDANDQLVEMDEAKDPCRPGVKDAVKLCQKAGVEVKMVTGDNVKTARAIAVECGILGSISDATEPIIIEGKNFRALTEEGRADIVEKILVMGRSSPNDKLLLVQALRRKGHVVAVTGDGTNDAPALHEADIGLAMGIQGTEVAKESSDIIILDDNFASVVKVVKWGRSVYANIQKFIQFQLTVNIAALAINVVAAFSTGDIPLNTVQLLWVNLIMDTLGALALATEPPTDSLMDQSPKGQREPLVSNIMWRNLLIQAMYQLSVLLILNFRGVSLLGLRDEPNRPAIKVKNSLIFNAFVLCQVFNEFNARKPDKFNIFKGVTRNYLFMGIVGITVVLQIVIVEYLGKFTKTAKLNWKQWLISVIIAFISWPLAVVGKLIRVPKAELSNLFRKYLRRGN from the exons ATGAGTTTCTCCAAGGGTTCTCCTGGCAGCCAGACGCCGCAAGACATAGAGGCTGGGTCTCGGGCTAGCTTCTCTGCTGATTTTGATGATGGAGACTTTTCAGCTGATCCATTTGATGTTCCCAGAACAAAGAATGCTCCGGTTCAACGCCTCAGGCGTTGGAGG CAAGCGGCACTTGTGCTCAATGCTTCTCGTCGATTTCGTTACACCTTGGActtaaagaaagaagaagagacaAAGCGAGTATTAAGAATTGTTATAGTGCATACACGGGCCATTCAA GCCGCATATCGATTCAAGGAAGCTGGGCAAATGAATG GAACTATAAAACCTCCTTCAAGCTCCACTGGAGAATTTTCAGTTGGACAAGAACAACTTTCTTCAATTTCAAGGGACCGTGATGCTACTGCTCTGCAGGAAAATGGAGGG GTTGTAGGGTTATCACATTTGTTGAAAACCAATTTAGAGAAAGGGATTCAGGGTGATGATGCTGACTTGCTGAAACGGAGGAGTGCATTCGGCTCCAACAACTACCCACGAAAGAGTGGAAGAAGTTTTTTG ATGTTTATGTGGGATGCTTGCAAGGATCTGACCTTGATTATTTTAATGGTAGCTGCAGTGGCTTCATTAGCACTGGGGATAAAATCTGAG GGTCTTAAGGAAGGATGGTATGATGGGGGAAGCATTGCTTTTGCAGTTATTCTTGTTATTCTTGTTACAG CTATAAGTGATTATAAGCAGTCTCTTCAGTTTCAAGACCTAAATGAGCACAAGAGAAACATACATTTGGAG GTTATTCGAGATGGTAGAAGAGTTGAGATCTCCAtatatgatgttgttgttggtgATGTTATACCCCTTAACATTGGTAATCAG GTCCCTGCTGATGGAGTTTTGATCACCGGTCACTCTCTTGCAATTGATGAATCAAGTATGACTGGGGAGAGCAAGATT gttgaaaaaaattctaatgATCCTTTTCTGATTTCTGGATGTAAAGTTGCAGATGGCAGTGGAACTATGCTG GTAACGGCTGTTGGTATCAATACTGAATGGGGTCTTCTAATGACCAGCATTTCCGAAGACAATGGCGAAGAAACTCCTTTGCAG GTACGCTTAAATGGTCTCACTACCTTAATTGGTATTGTTGGACTCTTTGTGGCTGTCGTTGTTCTGATGGTGCTACTGGCCAG ATATTTCTCTGGGCATACTAGAAACCCAGATGGAAGTGTTCAATTTATAGCGGGCAAGACCAAAGTTGGTGATGCTATTGATGGAGTAATTAAGATATTCACTGTCGCG GTCACCATTGTGGTGATTGCAGTGCCTGAAGGGCTGCCTTTAGCAGTTACCTTAAC ACTTGCCTActcaatgaaaaaaatgatggcAGATAAAGCTTTG GTGAGGAGGCTTTCTGCCTGTGAGACAATGGGGTCAGCCACAACCATTTGCAGTGATAAGACTGGAACATTGACTATGAATCAG ATGACTGTGGTTGAGGCTTGGATTGGTGGTGGGAAGAAGATTGTTCCTCCTTATGAGGAATCAAAGTTCTCTCATATGCTCTGCTCTTTGCTGATTGAAGGTGTTGCACAGAACACTAATGGAAGTGTATATATCGCTGAG GGTGGTAATGATGTTGAGGTTTCTGGATCACCAACAGAAAAGGCAATTTTAGAGTGGGGAATTAAG CTTGGGATGAATTTTGACACTGCCAGATCAGACTCATCAATTATTCATGTATTCCCATTCAATTCAGACAAAAAGCGAGGAGGAGTTGCAACACGGGTG TCTGACTCTGAAATCCATATACATTGGAAAGGTGCTGCTGAGATAGTCCTAGCTTGCTGTACACGGtattttgatgcaaatgatcAGTTGGTGGAGATGGATGAAGCTAAG GATCCTTGCCGACCTGGTGTCAAAGATGCAGTGAAGCTTTGCCAAAAGGCTGGGGTTGAG GTAAAAATGGTCACTGGTGACAACGTTAAAACTGCAAGAGCAATTGCTGTGGAATGTGGAATCCTTGGTTCAATTTCTGATGCTACAGAGCCAATCATCATTGAAGGAAAAAACTTTCGTGCCTTGACAGAAGAAGGGAGAGCAGATATTGTTGAAAAGATATTG GTTATGGGACGGTCATCTCCTAATGACAAGCTTTTGCTTGTGCAAGCATTGAGGAGGAAGGGGCATGTTGTGGCTGTAACTGGAGATGGAACAAATGATGCTCCTGCACTGCATGAG GCCGATATTGGTCTTGCAATGGGTATCCAAGGTACAGAAGTTGCTAAAGAGAGCTCTGATATCATTATTTTGGATGACAATTTTGCTTCAGTTGTGAAG GTTGTCAAATGGGGGCGGTCTGTATATGCAAATATTCAGAAATTTATCCAGTTTCAGCTTACAGTCAATATAGCAGCACTTGCTATAAATGTTGTTGCTGCATTTTCCACCGGTGACATCCCACTAAATACAGTACAG CTTCTCTGGGTAAATCTTATCATGGATACTCTTGGAGCATTAGCCTTGGCAACTGAACCGCCAACTGATTCTCTGATGGATCAAAGCCCTAAGGGTCAAAG AGAACCTCTTGTATCAAATATTATGTGGAGGAATCTGCTGATACAG GCAATGTACCAATTGTCTGTCTTGCTTATACTTAATTTCCGAGGTGTGAGCTTACTGGGTTTGAGGGATGAGCCCAACCGCCCTGCAATCAAAGTGAAGAACTCTCTGATATTCAATGCATTTGTTCTTTGTCAA gtctttaatgaatttaatgcCCGAAAGCCAGATAAATTCAACATATTCAAGGGAGTCACAAGAAACTACCTCTTTATGGGGATAGTAGGAATAACTGTTGTGCTTCAG ATTGTCATCGTTGAATATCTTGGGAAGTTCACTAAAACAGCCAAGCTTAATTGGAAGCAGTGGCTCATTTCTGTTATTATAGCATTTATCAG CTGGCCTCTTGCTGTGGTTGGAAAACTGATACGAGTACCAAAGGCTGAACTCAGTAACTTGTTCCGAAAATATCTTCGTAGAGGAAATTAA
- the LOC100813841 gene encoding calcium-transporting ATPase 8, plasma membrane-type isoform X3 encodes MSFSKGSPGSQTPQDIEAGSRASFSADFDDGDFSADPFDVPRTKNAPVQRLRRWRQAALVLNASRRFRYTLDLKKEEETKRVLRIVIVHTRAIQAAYRFKEAGQMNGTIKPPSSSTGEFSVGQEQLSSISRDRDATALQENGGVVGLSHLLKTNLEKGIQGDDADLLKRRSAFGSNNYPRKSGRSFLMFMWDACKDLTLIILMVAAVASLALGIKSEGLKEGWYDGGSIAFAVILVILVTAISDYKQSLQFQDLNEHKRNIHLEVIRDGRRVEISIYDVVVGDVIPLNIGNQVPADGVLITGHSLAIDESSMTGESKIVEKNSNDPFLISGCKVADGSGTMLVTAVGINTEWGLLMTSISEDNGEETPLQVRLNGLTTLIGIVGLFVAVVVLMVLLARYFSGHTRNPDGSVQFIAGKTKVGDAIDGVIKIFTVAVTIVVIAVPEGLPLAVTLTLAYSMKKMMADKALVRRLSACETMGSATTICSDKTGTLTMNQMTVVEAWIGGGKKIVPPYEESKFSHMLCSLLIEGVAQNTNGSVYIAEGGNDVEVSGSPTEKAILEWGIKLGMNFDTARSDSSIIHVFPFNSDKKRGGVATRVSDSEIHIHWKGAAEIVLACCTRYFDANDQLVEMDEAKMSTFKKAIEDMAADSLRCVAIAYRSYEMKNVPTSEEELSHWSLPEDNLVLLAIIGLKDPCRPGVKDAVKLCQKAGVEVKMVTGDNVKTARAIAVECGILGSISDATEPIIIEGKNFRALTEEGRADIVEKILVMGRSSPNDKLLLVQALRRKGHVVAVTGDGTNDAPALHEADIGLAMGIQGTEVAKESSDIIILDDNFASVVKVVKWGRSVYANIQKFIQFQLTVNIAALAINVVAAFSTGDIPLNTVQLLWVNLIMDTLGALALATEPPTDSLMDQSPKGQREPLVSNIMWRNLLIQAMYQLSVLLILNFRGVSLLGLRDEPNRPAIKVKNSLIFNAFVLCQPLLDLQDCP; translated from the exons ATGAGTTTCTCCAAGGGTTCTCCTGGCAGCCAGACGCCGCAAGACATAGAGGCTGGGTCTCGGGCTAGCTTCTCTGCTGATTTTGATGATGGAGACTTTTCAGCTGATCCATTTGATGTTCCCAGAACAAAGAATGCTCCGGTTCAACGCCTCAGGCGTTGGAGG CAAGCGGCACTTGTGCTCAATGCTTCTCGTCGATTTCGTTACACCTTGGActtaaagaaagaagaagagacaAAGCGAGTATTAAGAATTGTTATAGTGCATACACGGGCCATTCAA GCCGCATATCGATTCAAGGAAGCTGGGCAAATGAATG GAACTATAAAACCTCCTTCAAGCTCCACTGGAGAATTTTCAGTTGGACAAGAACAACTTTCTTCAATTTCAAGGGACCGTGATGCTACTGCTCTGCAGGAAAATGGAGGG GTTGTAGGGTTATCACATTTGTTGAAAACCAATTTAGAGAAAGGGATTCAGGGTGATGATGCTGACTTGCTGAAACGGAGGAGTGCATTCGGCTCCAACAACTACCCACGAAAGAGTGGAAGAAGTTTTTTG ATGTTTATGTGGGATGCTTGCAAGGATCTGACCTTGATTATTTTAATGGTAGCTGCAGTGGCTTCATTAGCACTGGGGATAAAATCTGAG GGTCTTAAGGAAGGATGGTATGATGGGGGAAGCATTGCTTTTGCAGTTATTCTTGTTATTCTTGTTACAG CTATAAGTGATTATAAGCAGTCTCTTCAGTTTCAAGACCTAAATGAGCACAAGAGAAACATACATTTGGAG GTTATTCGAGATGGTAGAAGAGTTGAGATCTCCAtatatgatgttgttgttggtgATGTTATACCCCTTAACATTGGTAATCAG GTCCCTGCTGATGGAGTTTTGATCACCGGTCACTCTCTTGCAATTGATGAATCAAGTATGACTGGGGAGAGCAAGATT gttgaaaaaaattctaatgATCCTTTTCTGATTTCTGGATGTAAAGTTGCAGATGGCAGTGGAACTATGCTG GTAACGGCTGTTGGTATCAATACTGAATGGGGTCTTCTAATGACCAGCATTTCCGAAGACAATGGCGAAGAAACTCCTTTGCAG GTACGCTTAAATGGTCTCACTACCTTAATTGGTATTGTTGGACTCTTTGTGGCTGTCGTTGTTCTGATGGTGCTACTGGCCAG ATATTTCTCTGGGCATACTAGAAACCCAGATGGAAGTGTTCAATTTATAGCGGGCAAGACCAAAGTTGGTGATGCTATTGATGGAGTAATTAAGATATTCACTGTCGCG GTCACCATTGTGGTGATTGCAGTGCCTGAAGGGCTGCCTTTAGCAGTTACCTTAAC ACTTGCCTActcaatgaaaaaaatgatggcAGATAAAGCTTTG GTGAGGAGGCTTTCTGCCTGTGAGACAATGGGGTCAGCCACAACCATTTGCAGTGATAAGACTGGAACATTGACTATGAATCAG ATGACTGTGGTTGAGGCTTGGATTGGTGGTGGGAAGAAGATTGTTCCTCCTTATGAGGAATCAAAGTTCTCTCATATGCTCTGCTCTTTGCTGATTGAAGGTGTTGCACAGAACACTAATGGAAGTGTATATATCGCTGAG GGTGGTAATGATGTTGAGGTTTCTGGATCACCAACAGAAAAGGCAATTTTAGAGTGGGGAATTAAG CTTGGGATGAATTTTGACACTGCCAGATCAGACTCATCAATTATTCATGTATTCCCATTCAATTCAGACAAAAAGCGAGGAGGAGTTGCAACACGGGTG TCTGACTCTGAAATCCATATACATTGGAAAGGTGCTGCTGAGATAGTCCTAGCTTGCTGTACACGGtattttgatgcaaatgatcAGTTGGTGGAGATGGATGAAGCTAAG ATGTCAACTTTTAAAAAAGCTATTGAAGATATGGCTGCTGATAGTCTACGTTGTGTTGCGATTGCATATAGATCATATGAAATGAAGAATGTTCCAACTAGTGAAGAAGAACTTTCTCACTGGTCATTGCCAGAGgataatcttgttttattgGCTATTATTGGCCTAAAG GATCCTTGCCGACCTGGTGTCAAAGATGCAGTGAAGCTTTGCCAAAAGGCTGGGGTTGAG GTAAAAATGGTCACTGGTGACAACGTTAAAACTGCAAGAGCAATTGCTGTGGAATGTGGAATCCTTGGTTCAATTTCTGATGCTACAGAGCCAATCATCATTGAAGGAAAAAACTTTCGTGCCTTGACAGAAGAAGGGAGAGCAGATATTGTTGAAAAGATATTG GTTATGGGACGGTCATCTCCTAATGACAAGCTTTTGCTTGTGCAAGCATTGAGGAGGAAGGGGCATGTTGTGGCTGTAACTGGAGATGGAACAAATGATGCTCCTGCACTGCATGAG GCCGATATTGGTCTTGCAATGGGTATCCAAGGTACAGAAGTTGCTAAAGAGAGCTCTGATATCATTATTTTGGATGACAATTTTGCTTCAGTTGTGAAG GTTGTCAAATGGGGGCGGTCTGTATATGCAAATATTCAGAAATTTATCCAGTTTCAGCTTACAGTCAATATAGCAGCACTTGCTATAAATGTTGTTGCTGCATTTTCCACCGGTGACATCCCACTAAATACAGTACAG CTTCTCTGGGTAAATCTTATCATGGATACTCTTGGAGCATTAGCCTTGGCAACTGAACCGCCAACTGATTCTCTGATGGATCAAAGCCCTAAGGGTCAAAG AGAACCTCTTGTATCAAATATTATGTGGAGGAATCTGCTGATACAG GCAATGTACCAATTGTCTGTCTTGCTTATACTTAATTTCCGAGGTGTGAGCTTACTGGGTTTGAGGGATGAGCCCAACCGCCCTGCAATCAAAGTGAAGAACTCTCTGATATTCAATGCATTTGTTCTTTGTCAA CCTTTGTTGGATCTTCAGGATTGCCCTTGA
- the LOC102669184 gene encoding nucleotide-sugar uncharacterized transporter 1 isoform X2, with translation MKSFIKDGEEAYCDRIGTQLKTRCKGSRKQNKSTQEKKGKKRLTFWAEKDRPTTGPDCSSKRTGQLWLMWKTTPITLIFLAAMSLCLDPPAVLSFGWNFINTLGILTSAFLGFLLQWSGALALGATSAVLHVVLEQFKTCIILLGNYYLFGSNPGIISICGAFAAIADSNLTILDVDGLCSNTIYY, from the exons ATGAAGAGTTTTATAAAAGATGGCGAAGAAGCATACTGTGATAGAATAGGAACCCAGCTTAAGACCAGATGCAAAG GGTCgagaaagcaaaacaaaagtaCCCAAGaaaagaaggggaaaaaaaggTTGACTTTTTGGGCAGAAAAAGATAGACCCACAACTGGTCCAGACTGCAGCAGCAAGAGAACTGGACAGCTATG GTTGATGTGGAAAACAACAcctattactttaatttttcttgctGCTATGTCACTCTGCTTAGACCCTCCTGCTGTACTTTCCTTTGGTTGGAACTTCATTAACACATTGGGGATACTCACATCAGCCTTTCTTGGATTTTTGCTTCAGTGGTCTGGTGCTTTAGCGCTAGG TGCTACATCTGCGGTCTTGCATGTTGTTCTTGAGCAGTTTAAGACATGCATTATCCTCCTGGGAAACTATTATCTCTTTGGATCCAATCCCGGCATAATTAGTATCTGTGGAGCATTTGCGGCTATTGCTG ATTCCAATCTGACCATTTTGGATGTTGATGGTTTATGTTCAAatacaatatattattaa
- the LOC102669184 gene encoding nucleotide-sugar uncharacterized transporter 2 isoform X1 — protein MKSFIKDGEEAYCDRIGTQLKTRCKGSRKQNKSTQEKKGKKRLTFWAEKDRPTTGPDCSSKRTGQLWLMWKTTPITLIFLAAMSLCLDPPAVLSFGWNFINTLGILTSAFLGFLLQWSGALALGATSAVLHVVLEQFKTCIILLGNYYLFGSNPGIISICGAFAAIAGMSVYTYLNLKQQSNKIFPRQATLLPKSKLSKENGTSQN, from the exons ATGAAGAGTTTTATAAAAGATGGCGAAGAAGCATACTGTGATAGAATAGGAACCCAGCTTAAGACCAGATGCAAAG GGTCgagaaagcaaaacaaaagtaCCCAAGaaaagaaggggaaaaaaaggTTGACTTTTTGGGCAGAAAAAGATAGACCCACAACTGGTCCAGACTGCAGCAGCAAGAGAACTGGACAGCTATG GTTGATGTGGAAAACAACAcctattactttaatttttcttgctGCTATGTCACTCTGCTTAGACCCTCCTGCTGTACTTTCCTTTGGTTGGAACTTCATTAACACATTGGGGATACTCACATCAGCCTTTCTTGGATTTTTGCTTCAGTGGTCTGGTGCTTTAGCGCTAGG TGCTACATCTGCGGTCTTGCATGTTGTTCTTGAGCAGTTTAAGACATGCATTATCCTCCTGGGAAACTATTATCTCTTTGGATCCAATCCCGGCATAATTAGTATCTGTGGAGCATTTGCGGCTATTGCTGGTATGTCTGTTTACACCTACCTTAATCTGAAGCAGCAATCAAACAAGATATTTCCTCGACAGGCCACCCTTCTACCAAAATCTAAACTAAGCAAAGAAAATGGAACTTCCCAAAATTGA